In Lolium rigidum isolate FL_2022 chromosome 7, APGP_CSIRO_Lrig_0.1, whole genome shotgun sequence, the DNA window TTCGTCTTGGACATTGTTGAGAATGCATACTCAGTTAATCTGGAGCCATGTGTGTGCTACAGCACCTGTACAGTAAGACAATTCCATTTATTAAACTGTTTCTAATCATTGCAGGAAGAAGCGCTCCAGATCCAGAACTCCAGTCAAAAGGAGATAGAAGACACTAGGTGATTTGGTTTTGGTCTGAACTAGAGATGCCTGGTTTGTTGCCCCCTGTCCTTCTGTTGAAGAACATCGATCACACGGCTACGAGACTGAGACCCACGGAAGAAGGTACTGGTGATGTAGCTTTCAACAAAGAAGACGAGGCTTGCTCTGATAGATGTTTGAAGGATGATGCATGGTATCCAGCAGTTTGTGTACGGAGAATCAACTAAAGTACCACACAAAATGGAATGTCATCCAAATCTAGGATATGTACTATTTTGTAGAGACAAGCGATGGACTTCATTATTTGTAGCACTAGCGTCCCATTAACCTGTATTTGCTTTTTGAGGGCATGTACTTATGCAAGGATACTCGTAAAGTAAGCTATCTAGGCCCAATTTCGTAACGACATGCTGCAGTGTAATTTGTATTGTTAATTTGTTATCATGCATATGGTCTATTCCCTGCTGGAAATGTATATTCAGTTGCAGAAATACCCGAGAATCTAAAAGCATCACTTATGTTTAAGAATAGAGAGGATATAATGCATCACTTAATGATAAATAATGGTGTATTACTTGTTAGTGATGTACACCTCTTCCTCCTGTCGTTTTTATATAACTTATTGTCTGGATATAATTAGTACAGATGTGGGTTTTCCTATTCTCCCACGGATAAAATTGATTATCCATAGATAAATTAGCAGTTTGTAAAGACCTACTCAaagcatctccaccaccgtccttGGTGGCCGTAAGCAGCTGTCCGGCCATGGATTATCCATACACAAAAGTGAACCGAAGATCTAACGCCTGTTAACTGGGTCAAATGAAGAAACAAGCTGTGCACTTCGATTGCTCAGGTTTGCAAATTTTGAAATAATCATCATATTCAGCACAGGCAACACGACCAATGAACTCAGTAAGAAAAAACTGCATGACATGTGAATTCAGTACGCAAGAACATGCCCTGCATTCACAATATATTCAGGGAAACTGCACTCATTATAGACATACGCAGTAACATCCCAACTCCAGAAAAGGATAACGGCTAAATCCGCATTGCCCAAAGATTTAAACTCATGCCCGGATACATGAGCGAAAATGTTGTCTGACCTCTATTCTGTGTCAAGTCCTCTTTTCAGAAGTTGGCTTCTATGAAAAACTGGCTTCGCACAAACAAATAGCTTCTGAAATTCCCACCCCTGAACAGCTGAAATTGTGCAATTTCACCCATGTTGTCCATATTAGATCATGTTCCTGTACAGTCAACTTGATGACACTAAAAAGAAAGAACACTGTAGGACCACTCTGCGGGTGCCGCGATGGCGCTGAGATCGGTATGCAAAGGAACGGTAAGGCGGCGCACGAAGCTTCTAGTTATTACATATACACACAATGGTGATTGGTTCCTGTGCAGCTTATGAGGCGGTAACTACTACAGTACTAGATAGAAAGCCCGGGACAGGGCAGGAAATTGTAGCATGTTTTTCTATGATGATCCTGGGGCAGACGGGTTCACGGCAGCAACATCATCCGTATTCTTCAGTTCCTCGAATTTGTCGATGGCGACCTGGAGCTCATCCGTGCCACCCACCGCCCGCATGGTGTAGTAGTAGACGCCGAAGACGAACCCGGTCAGgccgccggccaccaccaggTTCTTGGTCTTGGGCGCCAGGGCGCCAAATCGCGGCATCTTTGGGTACTGCAGAAGGATACACATAGGAAAAATGTTAGTATGATAAACCAAGTGTTTGGACTTGTTGGCAACAATGAGTCCAGATAGATCCATTAAAGCTAATAGAAGTGGAAATGGGACAAATGCTGTTGCAAAGGTATCATGCAGCCATGTGTGAGATATGATTTCAGGGGTAAACTTTTGATAAAAAGATGCAGCAACCCAGCTTAATATTTCCTGCCTAATAAGAGCTTTGTAGTTTGTATGAGAACAGAGTTTCCTTAGACTACATGTCTggtgaaaaagaaaaaagacCATGTACACTGCTCTCCTGAAGTTTTTGAAGGATAGCTGATGCAATTGATCATAGCGCTGATTACCGGGACACTGCCATGGTTACATACTCAAAACAATTCTATCATTAGGGGGTTCGAAAATTTGTTNNNNNNNNNNNNNNNNNNNNNNNNNNNNNNNNNNNNNNNNNNNNNNNNNNNNNNNNNNNNNNNNNNNNNNNNNNNNNNNNNNNNNNNNNNNNNNNNNNNNgcggttttagggtggcgcaaccgaaatgggacgccgcggataaggagcgtgtgaagaacggcctcgagcccctcttcccgcaatacaaaaacaagcaaaccgggaactttctcctggcccgagtaccgtcttgacccgaaaacaaaggagctcaccaccactcccggatgtgaaggagtttgaggctcttcggtAAGAGAATGcaccgcttaattagctcctttatggttgcattcttattgatgaatccaaatttctaaatggttcatgcatgttcctcccgtaggctaaggagatcgctgcggaaagtgaaaaggaagctagtagcggcgcggggtccatgagctcctcgcagtgtgccccttgggacaaccctttaaatagggcgttgaatgcccacaagaagagggatccattgagtaagccgacgtcggctggtcgtgtggccggcgaaggatgctctatgaaatggtcgagaatactataagtcggggaaaaaggagagaaagcccccatcgatgagaaggaggtcgcacggctcaaggcacaagttgcgcggaTCCAGACATtaggtcgaggagcaagtgcggcaacaagtgcaacaaatcgtggagGCCACGCGAGAGGACGCAACGACGGcagagtggaggaccaagtgggcacgacgcttagctccctcatccctaccttggttgccggtgcgGGACGC includes these proteins:
- the LOC124669923 gene encoding uncharacterized protein LOC124669923, which translates into the protein MPRFGALAPKTKNLVVAGGLTGFVFGVYYYTMRAVGGTDELQVAIDKFEELKNTDDVAAVNPSAPGSS